The following proteins are encoded in a genomic region of Cryptomeria japonica chromosome 11, Sugi_1.0, whole genome shotgun sequence:
- the LOC131070690 gene encoding glucan endo-1,3-beta-glucosidase-like: MEVLRLAGISHIYKMRTMNLLHAQQLFCWNAFLQPSPPEGFEDLVEKFLHVCNGLPLSLKVIGEQLYGSSRKDYWESQLHKISRILPNCITERLKVSYDALDKEEKHTFLETACFFVGKEKNSAIAIWNRLGRSGLHSLETLVNKSLVEIDEDNYIRMHDHLRDLGREIAYEQSPYTLCFPRQLINAEKQAETGTRRIGETITAAAPTSQVDDFPVSSQILLPEKIGVNNGLMGDNLPPAEEVVTLMKNNNIGSLRIYKAEPLLLRAFANSGIDIIVGVANFELQSISSNQEVANKWVDDNVLAFYPATNIKYIVVGNQALEKSEYGQYVLPAMSNLQTSLQNTNLHHNIKVSTTHGRAVIPMSYLPSKGAFNHGVKDKMRSVLQFLDHHRSPYMANIYPYFAFLENANISLPYALFNPTSPVLRDGDRTYTNLFDSMVDTIYSAMEALGFNNIPIVVTETGWPSQGTAEKALVATIDNAQTYNNNLVKHVLSKAGTPKKPGRNIETCIFALFNENMKAGDETERHFGLFHPNKQPVYPLHFAN, encoded by the exons CTTTTCTACAACCTTCTCCTCCTGAAGGGTTCGAGGATCTAGTTGAAAAGTTCTTACATGTTTGCAATGGGCTACCATTGTCTCTCAAGGTAATTGGGGAACAACTTTATGGCAGTTCTAGAAAGGATTATTGGGAGTCTCAATTGCACAAAATTTCCAGAATATTGCCCAACTGCATTACAGAGAGGCTAAAAGTCAGCTATGATGCATTAGATAAGGAAGAGAAACATACATTCCTGGAGACCGCTTGTTTCTTCGTTGGAAAGGAGAAAAATTCTGCCATTGCAATCTGGAACCGATTAGGGCGGAGTGGTCTGCATAGTTTGGAGACACTTGTGAATAAGAGTCTTGTTGAGATAGATGAGGACAATTACATTAGAATGCATGATCATCTAAGGGATCTGGGAAGAGAAATTGCATATGAGCAGTCACCTTACACTCTTTGCTTTCCACGACAGCTTATCAATGCTGAGAAACAAGCAGAG ACAGGAACAAGAAGGATTGGAGAAACAATAACAGCAGCTGCGCCAACAAGCCAAGTTGATGACTTTCCTGTTTCCTCTCAGATTTTGTTGCCTGAGAAAATAGGAGTGAACAATGGCCTAATGGGAGATAATTTGCCACCTGCGGAGGAAGTGGTAACTTTAATGAAGAACAACAACATTGGGTCCTTGAGGATTTACAAAGCAGAGCCTCTTCTACTGAGGGCCTTTGCAAATTCTGGAATCGACATAATTGTAGGTGTGGCTAACTTCGAATTGCAGAGTATCTCCTCCAACCAGGAAGTAGCAAACAAGTGGGTAGATGACAACGTTCTAGCCTTCTATCCTGCCACCAATATCAAATACATTGTTGTGGGCAACCAGGCCTTGGAAAAGAGTGAATATGGACAATATGTTCTTCCTGCCATGAGCAACCTGCAAACTTCTCTTCAGAACACCAATTTGCACCATAATATCAAGGTCTCCACCACTCATGGAAGGGCAGTAATACCCATGAGCTATCTTCCATCCAAGGGGGCTTTCAATCATGGAGTGAAGGATAAGATGAGATCTGTTCTGCAATTCCTTGATCATCACAGATCTCCTTACATGGCCAATATCTATCCCTACTTTGCCTTCCTGGAAAACGCCAATATTAGTTTACCATATGCACTGTTCAACCCCACATCTCCTGTATTGAGGGATGGAGACAGGACCTACACTAACCTGTTTGATTCCATGGTCGACACTATTTATTCCGCCATGGAAGCTCTGGGTTTTAACAACATACCTATTGTTGTTACTGAAACTGGATGGCCCTCTCAGGGGACTGCAGAAAAAGCTCTGGTTGCTACGATTGATAATGCCCAGACTTACAACAATAATCTGGTTAAACATGTATTGTCCAAGGCAGGGACACCCAAGAAACCAGGAAGGAACATAGAGACTTGCATCTTTGCTCTTTTCAATGAGAATATGAAGGCAGGGGATGAGACAGAGAGACACTTTGGCCTCTTCCATCCTAATAAACAGCCTGTTTATCCTCTTCACTTTGCTAACTAG